The following coding sequences lie in one Capsicum annuum cultivar UCD-10X-F1 chromosome 5, UCD10Xv1.1, whole genome shotgun sequence genomic window:
- the LOC107870045 gene encoding uncharacterized protein LOC107870045 (The sequence of the model RefSeq protein was modified relative to this genomic sequence to represent the inferred CDS: added 102 bases not found in genome assembly), translating into MEGAVDKLKSFAKWIQDFASGILASGQVSNRSNPIEILKRLQRESFSDIMKLRDRQEKVERVLAFFKSSKGSPFQEASTHVRGEFDAVGALLMIGTIDESKRNAIERSIRTGIDSRLTFETTLRETDTLVAEFVGSERGQMDIPGSPLSLAKVLYAANISDSFSAVAIPFGGRCRDVAVPTNSREERGLTDYSSFGPPLLNQLNGSGIAVMVKKSIVVASLAQFVSAFPHSDRLSYCFGTFGQVVCQLSSNTKLSIMGVHKMANLSSQQPRLAAMSLPIGILQRSGHSQAPVEENSLLDGSIAAMLESKLDESTRIGGWVEMKRSNPKHLQWGVTMSDTPEDDFGWGLSLGGLLQGPRNWDHFQVESFLNFNLGNKCKLQPGLLYVMDGATQFPALTFRTSWSL; encoded by the exons ATTGAGATCTTGAAGAGATTGCAGCGAGAATCTTTTTCAGATATTATGAAGCTAAGAGACAGACAAGAGAAGGTGGAGCGAGTGCTTGCATTCTTTAAATCTTCGAAAGGAAGTCCATTTCAAGAAGCTAGCACTCATGTAAGGGGAGAATTTGATGCTGTGGGTGCATTGTTGATGATCGGTACTATTGATGAATCCAAGCGCAATGCAATTGAAAGATCGATTAGGACTGGTATTGATTCTAGGCTGACTTTTGAAACAACTCTCCGTGAAACGGATACACTTGTAGCTGAGTTTGTTGGCAGCGAAAGAGGCCAAATGGATATCCCGGGTAGTCCACTTTCTTTAGCAAAAGTTCTTTATGCAGCAAATATTAGTGACTCGTTCTCCGCAGTTGCCATTCCATTTGGTGGTCGATGTAGAGATGTTGCGGTACCTACAAATTCACGTGAG GAAAGGGGCCTGACGGATTATTCATCATTTGGGCCgcctctgctgaatcaactaaatgGTAGCGGAATTGCTGTGATGGTAAAAAAATCGATTGTTGTTGCTTCGTTGGCTCAGTTTGTCTCTGCATTCCCACACTCTGATAGACTTTCGTATTGTTTTGGCACTTTTGGTCAAGTTGTTTGCCAACTTTCGAGCAATACAAAGCTGTCGATCATGGGTGTACACAAAATGGCCAATCTGTCGAGCCAACAGCCTAGACTTGCAGCTATGTCGTTGCCTATTGGCATTCTACAACGGTCAGGGCATTCTCAGGCACCCGTGGAGGAAAACAGCCTCTTAGATGGTTCAATCGCTGCAATGCTAGAGTCAAAACTCGATGAAAGTACAAGAATCGGTGGCTGGGTAGAGATGAAGAGATCAAATCCGAAACATTTGCAGTGGGGAGTTACGATGTCTGATACGCCCGAGGATGATTTTGGGTGGGGTTTGAGCCTTGGCGGCTTACTACAAGGTCCGCGAAATTGGGACCATTTTCAAGTCGAATCTTTTCTCAATTTCAACTTAGGAAACAAGTGCAAGTTGCAGCCAGGTCTGCTCTATGTAATGGATGGAGCCACTCAGTTTCCTGCATTAACATTCCGCACTAGTTGGTCCTTGTAA